In a genomic window of Nitrosarchaeum sp.:
- a CDS encoding cadherin-like domain-containing protein translates to MQKLSGLFLFAVLISGAFSSSHAFAQIGPVAEDDFYSVNEDSILTVTPAGVLLNDTSIDSDIFAIIQTSVGFGTLTLNLNGSFTYQPNQNFDSIDSFTYVATNGTHNSNNATVTLFVNPVNDSPIAQNDTASTPEDTPVIIQVLNNDSDVDDISLTVNSVIQGANGIVTTNGTIITYTPNLNFNGIDSFTYTISDGILVDNATVSVTVGLVNDSPIARNDTASTPEDTPVTISVLNNDSDIDDDSLIIHSITQGANGTVTTNSTTVTYTPHLNFTGTDSFTYTVSDGVNVSNSATVTVTVTSVDDGHDENDDEHDDKVNICHKDKKTISVSKNAIPAHLMHGDVLGVCSNEHDDDHDDDHDEINDKKAIKNQIKALKKDFKAKEKELKDQLKDLKKDKKSKDKDHDEDDDHDEDD, encoded by the coding sequence ATGCAAAAACTCTCAGGACTGTTTCTGTTTGCTGTTCTGATATCAGGCGCTTTTTCATCCAGTCATGCATTTGCACAAATAGGACCTGTAGCTGAAGATGATTTCTATTCAGTCAATGAGGATTCAATTCTAACTGTAACTCCTGCGGGAGTTTTGTTAAATGACACAAGTATTGACAGTGATATCTTTGCCATTATACAAACTAGTGTTGGTTTTGGAACACTTACATTGAATCTAAATGGAAGCTTTACCTACCAACCAAATCAAAATTTTGATTCTATTGATTCATTTACCTATGTTGCAACTAATGGAACGCATAACAGTAACAATGCAACAGTTACATTATTTGTCAATCCAGTTAATGATTCACCAATAGCTCAAAATGATACTGCATCCACACCCGAAGACACTCCAGTTATAATCCAAGTACTAAACAATGATTCTGATGTTGACGATATTTCACTCACAGTTAATTCTGTAATACAAGGAGCTAACGGAATAGTCACTACAAACGGTACCATTATTACTTATACTCCAAACTTAAACTTCAACGGAATAGATTCTTTTACTTATACAATATCTGATGGAATACTTGTTGATAACGCAACCGTATCTGTCACAGTAGGCCTAGTTAATGATTCACCAATAGCTCGAAATGATACTGCATCCACACCAGAAGACACTCCAGTAACAATTTCAGTACTAAACAACGACTCTGACATTGACGATGATTCACTTATCATTCATTCTATAACGCAAGGTGCTAATGGAACTGTTACAACAAATAGCACTACTGTAACTTATACTCCGCATCTAAACTTCACTGGAACCGACTCTTTTACTTATACTGTATCTGATGGAGTAAATGTTAGCAACTCAGCAACAGTTACAGTAACCGTTACTTCTGTTGATGATGGACATGATGAAAATGATGACGAACATGACGATAAAGTCAACATTTGTCATAAAGACAAGAAAACAATTTCTGTTTCAAAAAATGCCATTCCTGCACATCTAATGCATGGCGATGTACTTGGTGTCTGTAGTAATGAACACGATGACGATCACGATGATGATCATGACGAAATCAATGATAAAAAGGCAATAAAAAATCAGATTAAGGCATTAAAGAAAGACTTCAAAGCAAAAGAAAAAGAACTCAAAGATCAACTAAAAGATTTGAAGAAAGACAAAAAATCTAAAGATAAAGATCATGATGAAGATGATGATCATGATGAAGACGATTAA
- a CDS encoding heme transporter CcmC, translating to MKSIFGLFLVLAILVIIPAAEYAFAAGDEPGEYLDRRVVIWNLFYRMMTVAFTVGAVVSGTIIWLCWRFRESNPKATPTPYEKEGVW from the coding sequence ATGAAGAGTATATTTGGTCTATTCTTAGTATTGGCAATTTTGGTAATCATTCCAGCAGCTGAATACGCATTTGCTGCAGGTGATGAACCAGGTGAATATCTTGATCGTAGAGTAGTAATTTGGAATTTATTTTATCGAATGATGACTGTGGCATTTACAGTGGGCGCAGTTGTATCTGGAACTATAATTTGGCTATGCTGGAGATTTAGAGAATCAAATCCAAAAGCCACTCCAACTCCGTATGAAAAGGAAGGAGTTTGGTAA
- a CDS encoding histidine phosphatase family protein: protein MGSVIFLRHGQAKNNIERILTGRTPNIPLTEKGIDQAEKTAKFLEQMNISAIYSSPIERAKHTAEIVAKHNSLDVVTDDRLIELDMGKFTGVPYDDIFTSHGNVFMKFYNGELEIAHNGVETFSEVKKRVLSIVDHVIEKHPDQNVVLVTHMDPIKAMLATVVDLSPTNLFELIIANASLNIFREYNRKFSISGINVMDPSRFNHDW, encoded by the coding sequence TTGGGCTCAGTTATTTTTCTACGACACGGTCAAGCTAAAAATAACATAGAAAGAATTCTTACTGGAAGAACTCCTAATATTCCATTAACTGAAAAAGGAATTGATCAGGCAGAAAAGACAGCAAAATTCTTAGAGCAAATGAACATATCTGCAATTTATTCTAGTCCTATAGAAAGAGCAAAGCACACTGCAGAAATTGTTGCTAAACATAATTCTCTTGATGTAGTAACTGATGATAGATTAATTGAACTTGATATGGGAAAATTTACTGGTGTGCCTTACGATGATATTTTTACTAGTCATGGAAATGTTTTCATGAAATTCTATAATGGAGAATTAGAAATCGCCCATAATGGTGTTGAGACTTTCTCTGAAGTTAAAAAACGTGTACTAAGTATTGTTGATCATGTGATTGAAAAACATCCTGATCAAAATGTTGTACTTGTAACTCATATGGACCCAATCAAAGCAATGTTAGCTACAGTAGTTGATCTTTCTCCTACAAATCTATTTGAATTAATTATTGCAAATGCCTCATTGAATATCTTTAGAGAATACAACCGTAAATTTTCAATTTCTGGAATCAATGTGATGGATCCATCTCGTTTCAATCATGATTGGTAA
- a CDS encoding pyridoxamine 5'-phosphate oxidase family protein: MNRKDEFLKTQKILHLTTIGSKIPHVVPVWYLYSSKKIYIGTNTKTKKAQNIKKNNKVAFCVDVGVNSPIFGVMGHGNANIILENNKVKKIAKKILARYFKSLQNKSAVELLDNTDCIIEIIPEKFSIWSY, encoded by the coding sequence ATGAACCGCAAAGATGAATTTTTAAAAACCCAAAAAATTTTACACCTTACAACAATAGGAAGTAAAATTCCACATGTAGTACCTGTATGGTATTTGTATAGTTCAAAAAAAATCTACATAGGCACAAACACCAAAACCAAAAAGGCGCAAAATATTAAAAAAAATAACAAAGTTGCATTTTGTGTAGATGTGGGAGTGAATTCTCCAATTTTTGGTGTGATGGGACATGGAAATGCAAATATCATTTTGGAAAATAACAAAGTAAAAAAAATTGCAAAAAAAATACTTGCAAGATATTTTAAAAGTTTACAAAACAAATCTGCAGTAGAACTATTAGATAATACAGATTGTATTATAGAGATAATTCCAGAAAAGTTTTCAATTTGGAGTTATTAG
- the npdG gene encoding NADPH-dependent F420 reductase, producing the protein MKIGIIGGTGGMGKGFALRWSQNHNVIVGSRDAKRASESANEYTNIAKESFGQINGTITGNDNISVAKDSDVLILSIPYENIDSVCSEVLSQVKDSCVVVSPIVPMIKTDVGFEFIPIKENKPFSYQLVLKHMKNKSKLVSAFHVISEKKLVNPTMVLDYDIFVCGDDKDAIEVVNGLINEIKGLRPIYLGPGELSYLAEISTPLLLNAMIRNKIKNPGIKII; encoded by the coding sequence ATGAAGATTGGAATTATTGGTGGAACTGGAGGAATGGGAAAAGGATTTGCTCTCAGATGGTCACAAAATCACAATGTAATTGTAGGATCAAGGGATGCCAAGAGGGCATCAGAATCTGCAAATGAATATACAAACATTGCAAAGGAGTCATTTGGACAGATTAATGGAACAATTACAGGCAATGACAACATCTCAGTTGCAAAAGACAGCGATGTTTTGATTTTATCAATTCCTTATGAAAACATTGATTCAGTTTGCTCAGAAGTTTTATCTCAAGTTAAAGATAGTTGTGTAGTTGTATCTCCAATTGTTCCAATGATAAAAACAGATGTAGGATTTGAGTTTATTCCAATTAAAGAGAATAAACCGTTTTCTTATCAACTTGTTTTAAAACATATGAAAAATAAATCAAAGTTGGTTTCAGCATTTCATGTGATTTCAGAAAAGAAGCTTGTTAATCCAACAATGGTACTTGATTATGATATTTTTGTATGCGGTGATGATAAAGATGCAATTGAGGTGGTAAATGGTTTGATCAATGAAATCAAAGGGTTAAGACCAATTTATTTGGGACCAGGAGAATTATCATATCTTGCAGAGATATCAACACCATTATTGCTAAATGCAATGATACGAAATAAAATAAAAAATCCAGGTATCAAAATCATCTAA
- a CDS encoding SIS domain-containing protein → MLDIATMDKVDTQGMYKIYDSWPEIARKSYESNHEPVDFHDIDHIVFAGMGGSGTIGDLFSSILSKSDIHVSLIKGYLLPKTVDKNTLVVTTSISGNTSETLTVLDSASKLDCRLIAFSSGGKMEDMCKRNQIIFRKIPLVHSPRTSLVSFTYSILKTLNSVLPIKKNDIVESLDELDIMKKQIFSHNLSDSNPAINLANWISGIPIIYYPHGLQSTATRFKSSLQENAKIHAITEDIIEACHNGMVSWEKPSAVQPILLQGKDDYIKTKERFDIIKEFFMKKDIGFKEIHSVSGNILTKIISLIYMLDYVSIYKAVLSKTDPSPVLPIDYIKSRLDTNNI, encoded by the coding sequence TTGCTAGACATTGCAACAATGGATAAAGTTGATACTCAGGGAATGTACAAAATCTACGATTCATGGCCAGAGATTGCACGCAAATCATACGAGTCCAATCATGAACCTGTAGATTTTCACGATATTGATCACATTGTTTTTGCTGGAATGGGAGGTTCTGGCACAATTGGGGACTTGTTTTCTTCAATATTATCCAAAAGTGATATTCATGTATCGCTTATCAAAGGATACCTCTTGCCAAAGACGGTTGATAAAAACACTCTAGTAGTCACTACAAGCATATCTGGAAATACATCTGAGACTTTGACAGTGCTTGATTCTGCTTCAAAACTGGATTGTAGATTGATTGCGTTTTCTTCTGGAGGTAAAATGGAAGACATGTGTAAAAGAAACCAAATAATATTTAGAAAAATTCCACTTGTTCATTCACCAAGAACATCTCTTGTCAGTTTTACTTATTCAATTCTAAAGACATTAAATTCAGTTCTTCCAATTAAGAAAAACGATATTGTAGAGTCATTAGATGAACTTGACATTATGAAAAAACAAATCTTTTCTCATAACTTGTCAGACTCAAATCCTGCAATTAATTTAGCTAATTGGATATCTGGAATTCCCATTATTTATTATCCTCATGGATTGCAATCTACTGCAACAAGATTCAAATCATCTTTACAAGAAAATGCAAAGATTCATGCCATTACAGAAGACATCATAGAGGCTTGTCATAACGGCATGGTATCATGGGAAAAGCCATCTGCAGTACAACCAATTTTATTGCAAGGAAAAGACGATTACATAAAGACAAAAGAAAGATTTGACATAATCAAAGAATTCTTTATGAAAAAAGACATCGGTTTTAAGGAAATTCACTCTGTTTCAGGAAACATTTTGACAAAAATAATTTCTCTTATTTACATGCTTGACTATGTGTCAATTTACAAGGCAGTTTTGTCAAAGACAGATCCTTCTCCTGTTTTACCAATAGATTACATAAAAAGCAGACTAGACACAAATAATATTTAG
- the mtnA gene encoding S-methyl-5-thioribose-1-phosphate isomerase → MDNTVIDSSLRTVEWKDNKVVMIDQTKLPNHLVFVTFDDYNQVADAIRTLVVRGAPAIGVSGAFGLALAGLQSNATTKDQLISDLEKARKILYETRPTAVNLKWGLDKIMKIANSGDAVEQIKQSIINEAKKMADEDIQINKTMGKYGSVLFDNNDTIMTHCNAGALATVAYGTALGVIRATRESGKNIKVIATETRPIQQGSRLTAFELKHDGFDVSLIPDTAVGYSMANGLVNKVVVGADRIVRTGHVFNKIGTYQVATMAKQHGIPFYVAAPLSTFDMTSDAKDVIIEMRKGTEVTGIGDKKTAPDDINVINPAFDMTPPELISGIITEKGVAKPPYEESIKKLFQAN, encoded by the coding sequence ATGGACAATACTGTGATTGATTCCTCACTAAGAACAGTAGAGTGGAAAGATAACAAAGTAGTGATGATTGACCAGACCAAACTGCCAAACCATCTGGTCTTTGTAACATTTGATGATTATAACCAAGTAGCAGATGCAATTAGGACTCTAGTTGTACGAGGCGCACCAGCTATTGGCGTGTCTGGCGCTTTTGGATTAGCATTAGCTGGACTGCAAAGTAATGCAACTACAAAAGACCAACTTATCTCTGATCTAGAAAAGGCAAGAAAAATCCTATATGAGACAAGACCAACTGCTGTAAATCTAAAATGGGGACTAGATAAAATTATGAAGATTGCAAATTCTGGAGATGCAGTTGAGCAAATTAAACAATCAATAATAAATGAAGCAAAAAAAATGGCAGATGAAGATATTCAAATAAACAAAACCATGGGAAAATACGGTTCTGTCTTATTTGACAACAATGATACTATTATGACTCATTGCAATGCAGGAGCTCTAGCTACTGTAGCTTATGGAACAGCACTAGGTGTAATTAGAGCTACAAGAGAGAGTGGAAAAAATATCAAAGTAATAGCTACTGAGACAAGACCAATACAACAAGGCTCCAGACTAACGGCATTTGAGCTAAAACACGATGGATTTGATGTAAGCCTAATTCCAGACACTGCGGTAGGATATTCAATGGCAAATGGACTAGTAAACAAAGTAGTTGTTGGTGCAGACAGAATTGTAAGAACTGGTCATGTCTTTAACAAAATTGGAACATATCAAGTAGCAACCATGGCAAAGCAACATGGAATCCCATTTTATGTTGCAGCACCATTATCCACTTTTGATATGACTAGTGATGCCAAAGATGTAATAATTGAAATGCGAAAGGGAACCGAAGTTACCGGAATTGGCGATAAAAAAACAGCACCTGATGATATCAACGTGATAAATCCAGCATTTGATATGACTCCGCCTGAGTTAATTTCTGGAATAATTACTGAAAAAGGCGTGGCAAAACCACCATACGAAGAATCTATCAAAAAATTATTTCAAGCTAATTAA
- a CDS encoding aminotransferase class I/II-fold pyridoxal phosphate-dependent enzyme yields MKISKKVAGVEYAIRDIVLAARKVEEKGMKVDYLNIGDPVQFGFQPPNNVKEAMINAIRNGENFYSSSEGLKELRVEIAKKENVKGLSISHDDVLITNGVSEGLDMVISSIVEEGDEVLLPGPYYPPYASYVRLHGGIPVEFAVDLDNSTPDIEDIKSKITSKTIAICLISPNNPTGVVFNESSLKKLVEIANQHNLYIICDEIYDQIIFDQKFVGIGKVAGDSPVIVLNGFSKVHLMSGWRIGYIAFNQSSKLDALRENLPKLARVRIASNLPVQHAALESLRGPQGYITEFVSELKKRRDLVVKRLNEMPGLSCPNPKGAFYAFPKIEDNKFGTDKEFVQKLLETKGVLTVHGSGFGEKYGSGHFRLVYLPSLEILDSAMNKIEDFVS; encoded by the coding sequence TTGAAAATATCAAAAAAAGTAGCAGGAGTTGAATATGCAATCAGGGATATTGTTCTAGCTGCAAGAAAAGTTGAAGAAAAAGGAATGAAAGTTGATTATCTCAACATTGGTGATCCTGTACAATTTGGTTTTCAACCTCCTAATAATGTAAAAGAGGCAATGATAAATGCAATAAGAAACGGTGAAAATTTTTATTCCTCATCAGAAGGTCTCAAAGAACTACGAGTAGAAATTGCAAAAAAAGAAAATGTAAAAGGATTATCAATTTCACATGATGACGTTTTAATCACAAATGGAGTTTCTGAAGGACTCGACATGGTCATATCATCTATTGTTGAAGAAGGCGATGAAGTTCTCTTGCCTGGTCCATACTATCCACCATATGCCTCATACGTTAGATTACACGGTGGAATCCCCGTAGAGTTTGCAGTGGATTTGGATAACTCTACGCCTGATATTGAAGATATTAAATCAAAGATTACTTCAAAAACTATTGCTATATGCTTAATCAGCCCAAATAATCCAACAGGTGTTGTATTTAATGAATCATCATTAAAAAAATTAGTAGAGATTGCAAATCAACATAATCTATACATCATATGTGATGAGATTTATGATCAAATAATTTTTGATCAAAAGTTTGTAGGGATTGGTAAAGTTGCCGGAGATTCACCAGTTATTGTTCTAAATGGATTCTCAAAAGTTCATCTAATGTCTGGATGGAGAATTGGATACATTGCATTTAACCAGTCATCAAAACTTGATGCACTACGAGAAAATCTCCCAAAACTTGCACGAGTAAGAATTGCTAGCAATCTTCCAGTACAGCATGCTGCATTAGAGTCGCTGCGAGGACCACAAGGATACATCACCGAATTTGTATCTGAATTAAAAAAACGCCGAGATCTTGTTGTAAAACGACTCAATGAAATGCCTGGTTTGTCTTGTCCTAATCCAAAAGGTGCGTTCTATGCTTTTCCAAAAATTGAAGACAATAAATTTGGAACAGATAAAGAATTTGTACAAAAACTTTTAGAAACAAAAGGTGTCTTGACTGTACATGGTTCTGGATTTGGAGAAAAATATGGTAGTGGACACTTTAGATTAGTGTATTTACCAAGTCTTGAAATTTTAGATTCGGCAATGAATAAAATCGAAGATTTTGTCAGCTAA
- a CDS encoding plastocyanin/azurin family copper-binding protein produces the protein MNQDNQNIYRTTPARTGKMMAIMLGICIVGGAIFFSMWDYWTSAPAPVVALMAGESEHGLQPGVATGKHMEMSLNFVESSDFRTLAFNALPGEEGHNPVINANVGDEIVFNVANAGKSFHAFGVTKASEGFSGIISGSEIASANNPLKPGEDGMSEFIPAEEGTYYYICTVPGHREQGMVGEIIVSAAEAGEAPKAAAAPTGVHHDFSVDFVESSDFRTLAFNALPGEEGHNPEFRVNSGDEVTFSTVNKGKSFHAFGIASDPENFNNILWNSAIASPNNPLKPGQDGSVTFTAGAPGTYYYICTVPGHALQGMQGSFIVE, from the coding sequence ATGAATCAAGATAATCAAAATATTTACAGAACAACCCCTGCAAGAACTGGAAAAATGATGGCAATAATGTTGGGAATTTGTATTGTTGGCGGTGCAATATTTTTTAGCATGTGGGATTACTGGACATCTGCTCCAGCACCTGTAGTTGCACTAATGGCAGGTGAATCTGAACATGGACTTCAACCAGGTGTAGCAACTGGAAAACACATGGAAATGTCTTTGAACTTTGTTGAATCATCTGATTTTAGAACATTGGCGTTTAACGCATTACCTGGCGAAGAAGGACACAATCCTGTAATTAATGCAAATGTTGGCGACGAAATTGTTTTTAATGTTGCAAATGCAGGCAAATCATTTCATGCATTTGGTGTAACCAAAGCATCTGAAGGCTTTTCTGGAATTATTTCAGGAAGTGAAATCGCATCTGCAAATAATCCATTAAAACCTGGCGAAGATGGAATGTCTGAATTTATTCCAGCTGAGGAAGGAACTTACTATTACATTTGTACAGTTCCAGGTCACAGAGAACAAGGAATGGTTGGAGAGATTATAGTGAGTGCAGCAGAAGCCGGAGAAGCACCAAAAGCTGCAGCAGCCCCAACTGGCGTTCACCATGATTTTAGTGTAGACTTTGTTGAATCATCTGATTTTAGAACATTGGCGTTTAACGCATTACCTGGCGAAGAAGGACACAATCCTGAATTTCGTGTAAACTCTGGTGACGAAGTAACTTTCTCTACAGTCAATAAAGGAAAGTCATTTCATGCTTTTGGGATTGCCTCAGATCCAGAAAATTTCAATAATATACTTTGGAATTCTGCTATTGCATCTCCAAATAATCCATTAAAACCAGGTCAAGATGGTAGTGTTACATTTACTGCAGGTGCACCAGGAACCTATTATTACATCTGTACAGTTCCAGGACATGCATTGCAAGGAATGCAAGGTTCATTCATAGTAGAATAG
- a CDS encoding PqqD family peptide modification chaperone has product MSTVTAQAVKESLKQCMDPEVPLNIVEMGLIYGIDVVENNNVNIKMTMTTQGCPLHETLVQDVTRYAKKVPGVNNVKVDIVWEPKWTMDSMTEEGKAKIKNMTNTMTTPAPINYEVALPQGVGKLVQQEDGSMVLANEHDQGFMVNQAIVDFWKSCNGQRKVTELVEIFAQQTGLQRNQVEKEVMQLLQQLREGGLIAIQNQPDSPNVQFKK; this is encoded by the coding sequence ATGAGCACTGTAACTGCACAAGCCGTAAAGGAATCTCTAAAACAATGCATGGATCCTGAAGTTCCACTAAATATTGTAGAGATGGGATTAATCTATGGAATTGATGTTGTTGAAAATAATAATGTAAATATCAAAATGACAATGACTACCCAAGGCTGTCCACTACACGAGACTCTAGTTCAAGATGTGACAAGATACGCAAAAAAAGTTCCGGGAGTAAACAACGTCAAAGTCGATATTGTTTGGGAACCAAAATGGACAATGGATAGCATGACTGAAGAAGGAAAAGCAAAAATCAAAAACATGACCAATACAATGACTACTCCAGCTCCAATCAATTATGAAGTTGCATTACCTCAAGGAGTTGGTAAACTAGTGCAACAAGAAGACGGTTCAATGGTACTAGCTAACGAACATGATCAGGGGTTCATGGTAAATCAGGCCATTGTTGACTTTTGGAAGTCATGCAATGGACAACGCAAAGTTACTGAACTAGTAGAAATATTTGCACAGCAGACAGGACTGCAAAGAAATCAAGTAGAAAAAGAAGTTATGCAGTTACTTCAGCAATTACGTGAAGGTGGTTTAATTGCAATTCAAAATCAACCAGATTCACCTAACGTTCAATTCAAAAAATAG
- a CDS encoding SDR family oxidoreductase, with product MRAIVLGGSRGMGKAISESLKSIKIEVFAASKNDIDTSNLDSVKKFVQSHNQTDILVLNTGGPEAKEFANITEDDWKKYHNQLFLGFCMILQNIKINDGGYIFLISSSVIKEPNKKLIISSAYRAAFSEVFKILSKDYAAKNISCINIAPGPINTDRTKELIENIDEYKKSLPMKRLGEPEEIGNFVKAIIENKIKYLSGVVINFDGANSNYIF from the coding sequence ATGAGAGCAATTGTTCTTGGTGGTTCCAGAGGAATGGGCAAGGCAATCTCAGAATCACTAAAATCAATAAAGATAGAGGTTTTTGCAGCATCAAAAAATGACATAGATACGTCAAATTTGGACAGTGTTAAAAAATTTGTACAAAGTCATAATCAAACAGACATACTAGTACTCAACACAGGTGGACCTGAAGCTAAAGAATTTGCAAACATTACAGAAGATGACTGGAAAAAATATCACAACCAATTATTTTTAGGATTTTGTATGATTTTACAAAACATCAAGATTAATGATGGTGGCTACATATTTTTGATCAGCTCTAGCGTAATCAAAGAACCAAATAAAAAATTGATTATTTCATCAGCATATCGTGCTGCATTTAGTGAAGTCTTTAAGATTCTAAGCAAAGACTATGCTGCAAAAAATATCAGTTGCATCAATATTGCACCAGGCCCAATAAACACAGATAGAACCAAAGAACTAATAGAAAACATTGACGAATACAAAAAGTCACTACCAATGAAAAGACTCGGAGAACCAGAAGAGATTGGAAACTTTGTCAAAGCAATCATTGAAAATAAAATAAAGTATCTTTCAGGGGTTGTAATTAATTTTGATGGTGCAAATTCGAATTATATTTTCTAA
- a CDS encoding cytochrome c oxidase subunit I, which produces MVLELQKPRPIWQIMFSTHHTDVGLLYLITSLAFLFMGGALALAIRAELFFPGSQIIADSMTFNRIFTVHGTTLIFLFIIPFASAVGNYFVPIMVRYKDMAYPKLNAIAFWMIPPSGALIWLGFADFTWYATPPYSIISAPGPAADMWIFGLKILGVSSVLGAINFVVTILKCKHPDMSIGQVPLLAWSFLTSSLIIIVAIPTFAAALLMLLTDRLGVSGFFNPAMGGDPIAYAHLFWFTFHPEVYVLVIPAIGMMYEIIPRFSRKPIFSHSSGIFAFVLLSVVSFSSWAHHMYATGMSFTEKTVFMIGTLAAVPASAMHVFNFIATMWNGRIKFATPMMWAVGGIALFFSAGAGGVVNAAMPLDFQTHDSYWVVGHFHLFVMGTIAFGSIGYLYYMFPYVTGRMYNENMGKVHFVMSFVGTVLVFFTQHVLGLYGMPRRVFDYPPIPEWITMNQIASVGAMIIGTSMVIFLINMIYSSAKGKLADTDDPFNLGGKYYYPFESKNPHHN; this is translated from the coding sequence ATGGTTCTAGAATTACAAAAGCCACGTCCAATTTGGCAAATAATGTTTTCAACACATCATACTGATGTAGGTTTGCTATACCTCATTACATCACTTGCATTCTTGTTTATGGGTGGTGCATTAGCACTTGCAATTAGAGCAGAACTGTTCTTCCCAGGTTCACAAATTATTGCCGACTCTATGACCTTTAACAGAATTTTTACCGTACATGGAACAACACTGATCTTCTTGTTTATCATACCATTTGCATCTGCAGTTGGTAACTACTTTGTACCAATCATGGTACGATACAAAGACATGGCATATCCAAAATTAAATGCAATAGCATTTTGGATGATTCCTCCTTCTGGTGCTTTAATTTGGTTAGGCTTTGCCGACTTTACTTGGTATGCAACTCCACCATATTCTATTATCAGCGCACCTGGTCCTGCAGCAGATATGTGGATATTTGGACTAAAGATTCTGGGAGTATCTTCAGTGTTAGGAGCAATTAATTTTGTCGTTACTATTTTAAAATGTAAACATCCAGACATGTCAATTGGACAGGTACCATTACTTGCTTGGTCATTTTTAACATCATCTTTAATCATTATCGTTGCAATTCCAACATTTGCTGCAGCCTTGTTGATGTTGCTAACTGACAGATTAGGCGTCTCTGGATTCTTTAATCCAGCAATGGGTGGAGATCCAATTGCATACGCTCACTTGTTTTGGTTTACATTCCATCCTGAAGTGTATGTGCTAGTTATTCCAGCAATCGGAATGATGTATGAAATTATTCCAAGATTCTCAAGAAAACCAATCTTTAGTCACAGTTCTGGAATCTTTGCTTTTGTATTGTTATCTGTGGTAAGTTTCTCATCTTGGGCTCATCACATGTATGCTACAGGAATGTCATTTACTGAAAAAACTGTATTTATGATTGGAACGCTAGCTGCAGTACCGGCATCTGCAATGCACGTCTTTAACTTTATTGCAACAATGTGGAATGGTAGAATAAAGTTTGCAACACCAATGATGTGGGCAGTTGGAGGAATCGCATTATTCTTCTCAGCAGGAGCAGGTGGTGTAGTAAATGCTGCAATGCCACTTGACTTTCAGACACATGACAGCTATTGGGTAGTTGGTCACTTCCACCTATTTGTAATGGGAACAATTGCATTTGGCTCTATAGGTTATCTATACTACATGTTCCCATATGTTACCGGTAGAATGTATAATGAAAATATGGGTAAAGTTCACTTTGTAATGTCATTTGTAGGAACAGTTTTAGTATTTTTCACACAACACGTCCTTGGTCTATATGGAATGCCAAGAAGAGTCTTCGATTATCCACCAATCCCAGAATGGATTACTATGAACCAAATTGCTTCTGTAGGTGCAATGATCATTGGTACTAGTATGGTAATATTTTTGATAAATATGATTTATAGTTCTGCAAAAGGAAAGTTAGCAGATACAGATGATCCATTCAACTTGGGTGGTAAATACTATTATCCATTTGAATCAAAGAACCCACATCATAATTAG